DNA sequence from the Tachysurus fulvidraco isolate hzauxx_2018 chromosome 1, HZAU_PFXX_2.0, whole genome shotgun sequence genome:
CTCTGGGATGAAATGGAAATACCAACTGCACCCCAAACCTCTTCACTAAACATTATATCCTGTTGCTGAATgagcaaatccccacagcctgGAAATTCTATAAGCTTCATGGCAAAACTTGTGGATTAAACTTGACCCGGGTTTCCATCAAAGAATATTGAGGcagtgtaaaagtgtgtaggTTTGAAGCATGTTACTACAGGCAGCCTACATCAGTGCAGTGCTAAACAGGATGTAGGGCTCTTTAAGGTCagatttctgtttctgtgcatTTACATACATCGTAACTTAGAAACATGTCTTTAAAGTATCTGTAACCACAACACAAAAGTTTTGAAGTGGTGGTTTGAATCCACAGCCTGCAATAATGATACGCATGCAAACAAATCACAATAATGATGGAAACTGAAAAGACTAATCACTTACCCTGCAAGTAGTGTTTTCCTGTATGGAATTTCACACTtttcctgagtgagtgagtgagtgagagagagagagagagagagagagagagaagtgaaaaaataaacagaatccCAGTAAACAGAGGAGCCATACATTGGGCAATATCAGGTTTCACATTACAACAATAAGTAGGCTGCCATTTCTAAAGTGctttaaaatagtaaaatggAGTATATGAGTCTCACAGCTAGCTAATTCACTAACCCTTGTCAAgtctaaataataaaacacaatgctCTTCTGAGGAGCTCTTAATACTTACAGAAATGAACATGTTAATTGTGTGCATAGACTAATGAcgtttggtctcatctgactaCAACACAATGTGAGCTGATGACCTGCTGAAGTTTTGTTACACTGCACTTTGTGACATTCTCTCAAGAACCTTCTTTTCTGCAGCATAAAAAGTAAAAACCTGACAATCAACAACTCCGTTTTCCCCAAAACAAAGGGATTTTGCATTTGGGCATTATTTAGAAtttataatgttgttgttgttaaagacCAGTTCCTAAGACCAAAATGGTTTGTCAAGAATGAATTGGCatattaaatgaacatttttcagGCTATTTTTAACATACAACTATACATATAGTATACATCATTTCTTCTGGGTGCTATTCAAAAAATTTTACCGTCAAAAAACTCTCAGATGTAGGTGGTGATGCACAATTAAACATTTAGAGCTAgtctatatttttatagaaaacatACTAGCTTAAAACAAGGAGCATTTACTGAGTATAGCTTTAGACAGCCAGGTGATAAGCCTGTTTCACTCTTACCAGCACATGAGGTGACGGCTAACAgacaacaacatacagtacaatgagATCATACAGAGTCTACAAAGCAAATTCAACTTCACTTCATGTGAccttacaaaataaaacatagaaAGATAATCACATCTATGAAGCCAATCACATCTACATTTGGATATTGTTTTCGTTTATATATACATTGTTGAATCAATTTTGTAACAACTCGTGTCATATGGTAGCTGAGTCAAAGGCAGTTACACCCAAACTGACTGAAAGAACTGGAGAGAAGGAGggaagtgtgtgaatgggtaCATGTTTTCCTTACTTAACATCCAGTAAATAAAAGATCAGGTAAGACTTAACTTTGTGGAGTCTGTATGGAAATCCAGATGTTGACAGAGCTACAGAACTGACGGAGCCAGATGCGAGTCTACACATCTACACTGAGGTTTTGCTCTAATACCTGGTACTGTGACAGTCCTACGGATACGCTCAATAAAGTTACTGAGGTAAGCAAATGATTATATCCTCAGTCCTAAATACTTAATTTGCCTTCCAAACagcatatttctttttttagataATTTGTCTACTTTTTTCTATTCAGTGAACATTACGCAGTTTGGGACAGTCTTGAAATCTTTGCGTGTGTAAAGATTTAATAAACTTATGCATGATTAATCTGTGCAGTGGACATGGACAGAGctcaaaatacattttgaattctTCTTCCAGAAGTGAGAAAGAAGATAAAGCTTTAAAATTTAGACTCCAGAGCTTCGAGTTTTAACAGTGGATATATAAATGAGGGATTCTGGTAGAAAATGATTGGCTAACACTTTGAAGTACCAAGATTATCTAAGAGAACTTTTAACCAATATGTATTTCAAATAGAAAACGtggcaaaaacaacaacaaataaagtgtAGAGCTCTAAAGTATTCCCCTGTGGTTAAGTCAATGTAGTTAGCTCATATTCTACCAAATGTCCAGTCATACCAAGCTAAAATACTGTCTACATTAAAGAGACTGAAGGTCCAAGCTGCTAGCTTTGCAGAAACTAGGAAAGGAAAAATTTCACCTTGTACTTCAAAATGTCTAGTACAGACATTACTCTGTTCTTgagtttaattttaatttatttatttttgcattccCGAGACAGAAAAGGGAAGAAATGCTTCACTTAATGCCTTAAACAAACTGTTTAAGTGATCTTTAGGTATAAATATAGACAACAGCTGATCAAGTTACGCAGGTTCAGCGGTAATATGTGCTCTCTGCCATCTGTCTCAAACTAAACTTAAGTTTACTTACACGTTGACTCCTCTAGAAGAGAAGCTAAAGACTAAAAAGTGGAGGTTATATCAAATCCTAACACTCATAAGAAGATGGTGATTTAAGGGTCGGTACACACTAATGAGGAGTTCATAGCCAATTTTAGTGCTAAAGTAGTTAATGAATAACAAAATTTACAGGGTGGAGAATTTCTTTATATAACAGGTTAGTGTGAACCATTGCAAAGTAtttgactattttttttaattaattattgagGTCGAATACCTATTAGACTTGTCTGGTCTTTTGAATTGAACTTAAATAACTCAAAcgtgtatacatatacatacacacaaacgtcCTGAAGCTAAAGATTCAATGCCCTAGTAAATagacacatttaaaaaattgtttgtgAAATAAATCTATTTTGTGGGATCTGTGAAATTTCACATGCATTTCAGGGGGTCCTGGACCACATGGTGTTTGAGAAGCTCTgctttactctacacactgccAAGGTTCAAATGTCCTGTACAGTGTGCTGAGAGCAAAACCCACATGGCCAGGTTCACACGTTATACATTCATTCAGCTTGTGCTAATTCATCAGTATCCTAACTTAAACACCTCGGTGTAACATCACGTTCTCTTTGATAAACTGGTGAATAATTTGTCTATTGTTAAACCCTATGACCCTCTTTATACCCAGAGGTCTGTACCTGGTGAAAAGGCCTGGCCTAATAAAGAAAGCAGGCCAAGGACCTCCAATTCTCTAAAAACGCCTTACACGAATACTCTGACGTCTAAAAGACTCGTTTTGCATTATGAGaactatatataattaatttatatgaAAAGCAGGACCAAGCTAAATGCTCAGGTCCATCGGTCAACGTTAAAAACACCAGAATGGGTGTGTGGCGCCACTTACGGTAAGCTAGCATGCTAAAGCTAATGCTGCACAATCACATAAATATACTTATACATATTAAACCGAACGGTGAAAATTAAAGTAGTAAAATCagtacaaaaatgtttttaaatatcatgTTCAGGCTGAATTAAAAAGCAGGGAACCCAGAAACAGCGAGATCACAAGACACAGGCCTTGCAGCAGGCAACGCTTAGCATCGTGGCTAGCTGTTGCACAACTTAACGTCTCTGCTTATTTATCATCATTTCTACCCTGagtggaaaagagagagacaaataaccacggtttattttttatttatttttgtatttgttcgTGCTTGCCCTgcaccaaacacaaacacgacctCCTTCGACACTCAGATTACACACACGTTAAGAATTAAACGCGTTGACGTTGAGCTCGGGTGCAGACAGAAAGCTAGTTAGCGACTATTCACTAGTCATCTTTGTCTCAACGGCTGCTTTGTGCACGGAGAATAAAATCTAACCGACTAATCGACCGCTTATACAAGTTATTTTTATAAGATTTATTTCCAACCAACTCGCCTTTACAGTGACGTATGTTACTTAGCGAGCTACATGAGGACTACAGTAAACAAGTTAGCGGCTAAGCGGCTAGCACGGAGAGCTAGCTAACTTGCTAACGAGCTATTTTGCTGATAAGAGGTAGTCAGCGTTTTCCCCCGAAACGGGCATGTTTAAcaataaggaaaaaataaaatgtagactCACCCTTTGTAGTCCACTTTTTAATTATCTGTAAGTGCTCTAAACACGGTGGAACggcttttgtgttgtttttttttgttgttgttgtttttacttgTGGGATTTGTTTCAGCTaattatttttgtctaagcACGTCTTCCAACGACAGCCCACTTTCTAGCAGGGACAGTGTAAAATGGCTGTCTTTCCTGCATTTACCATTAACACTTAGAAAAGGGGTGTGGGGTGGAGTCATCGACATTATGTAAGGTTAAATTCTGTCATAAAGTGACTCAGTTACACACCGTGATCTGCGTTTAGATGGTTTCATctcaaattttatttcatttacctCAAACCGAACGAAGTGTTAAATATTATCGCGTTTGAACCATATCGACTCCCCCCCTCAAGCTAAAATGGACCTTTTAGTCACGTGTTTATTATTACAATCAATATAATTCAAAGAAGGCTCGTCATTGACATGTGAGGAAAACACTTGGGGTTTGTTAACTTATAAAGTGAAAGGTTAAATATATAACGGCACAGGAGAATACTGTTATACAagcattaattaataaattaattaatattaattaatgcaCTATGTAAACAAATTCACGTGtgtatatctgtttattttattgttggttgttttttaaggctacaacagaaatgtaaaaacaattaatattattcttttttatctaCTAAactaaaagcatttaaatattttctttgtttaatcaAGAAATGCCATGAACTGTTACAAAATCTACAGTAATATTCCTCtttaatgtcattattattattattattaaagatagGAAAGAACctgtaagaaaaaaactaaaggTTTTGGTTCtgtatatgatttatttaagcAATAATTTCACAAAATTGTTATTTGTAGCTGTAGTGCCTCAtcttaaatgttttcttttatactGAGCTATTTGGTACATTTTATCTATTAGTCTAGTTGTTATTTCACTACTATTTTTTAGTATCCTTTATGtttggtgtgtatgtatgtatgtatgtatgtatgtatgtatgtatgtatgtatgtatgtatgtatgtgtgtgtatatatttgtgtatgtatgtatgtatgtatgtatgtatgtatgtgtgtgtgtgtgtgtgtgtatgtatgtatgtatgtatgtatgtatgtatgtgtgtgtatatatttgtgtatgtatgtatgtatgtatgtatgtgtgtgtgtatatgtgtgtgtatgtatgtgtgtatgtatgtatgtgtgtgaatgtttgtgtgtttgtatgtatgtatgtgtgtgtatgtatgtatgtgtatatgtgtatgtatgtgtgtatatatttgtttgtgtgggtgtgtgtatgtgtgtgtgtgtatgtatagatgtgtgtgtatgtgtgtatgtgtgtatgtatgtatgaatgtgtgtatgtgtgtatgtatgcagggctctcaagttttgaagacaggcaagagtgacatctccaagttcagctggagttcttagtcgagcctgacacacaaaaaaaagaggctacacaatagccaatcagaaaatagcactatcctggtaagatttaacgcaacaaccaatgaaaaaaaacatatcctggaattgttcagcatcatcctcgttcacccacagagaaaaccattGGGGcggcgagcatcactttgagcacagagtaagtcatgatctcctgttgtaatgtgacagcaaattcacaacttgtttgacacaaacaatgacattttgactgctgttagaaaacgattcccagataatcagcatcagtttttaatgagtgtctgtaacttagccaacagttttacagcctgttcactgacaacacctgctcagaacaagtacaGTAGGTTTACTACACTAGGTtttctaggccagtggttctcaaactggggaccctgagatggtgccagtgGACCCCGTTTCActaacacctgctcagaacaagtctgggttttagtgcttccacattctAATGCCGATTCCCAGAGGGTATGTTTGATcgtcagtttgaacaaaacctcaacaccaaacagcttgtctctggacgggacattgtcctcaatcatgactgGGCTTGAGCTggactgttttaaatgggagcaacattacaaatgataaaggagtccaaagtccaaaaagtaaaaaaacacttataataaacaacaccagtcataatctctctctctctctctctctctctctctctctctctctctctctctctctctctgtctctctctctctcacacacacacacacacaaaattaataaatagaaattgaataaatactttgtatttggctaaatgtgtgttcagtgatccttaccaaacacaacaacaccccCATTGGGtttcactcttgcctgtcttcaaaacttgagagccctggaatatatgtatgtatttatgtgtgtgtgtgtgtgtgtgtgtgtgtgtgtgtgtgtgtgtgtatgagagagagagagagagagagagagagagagagagagagagagagagagagagagattatgactggtgttgcccattatattatatatagtagatattgctgccttgatgcccaatgacgcctgagataggcacaggctccccgtgacccgaggtagttcggataagcggtagaaaatgagagagagtatAATTACCCAGTGTGTCTTGCACTCTCTCCGGTCCAGCAGGTGGCGACAGGTAGCTCCTCACATGTGTCACTTCTCGACGAAGTATTTGTGATGACCCCTCGGATAAGTAATGACAAGTGTTTTTAAGAAGCATATTAATGGGTCTAAATAGCAGGAACCATGTCAGGTTTATTAGCGAGGGCTTTATTTTACCCCACACTGGCGTACAATGTGTTGATGGAGAAAGTGTCGTCTCGGCGGTGGTTTGATCGTGTGGACCACACTGTTATTTTGGGTGCTCTTCCCTTCAGGTCCATGACTGAACACGTGAGTCTCTGTGTTGTGACTGTGGGAACTTTGCTGCATGTGCTGCATGTGCTGCATGTGTACACTCATATTTAGGCTCTTCTACTaatcaaacattttataaatgtctTCTCTgctattaaagttttttctgctTTGAAATCATTTATATATCATTTTCCTCTGTGTTTTAATGTCAGTCTTGTAAATGTCTTCTGATTTATTGCAGCTGGTTCAAGCAGAAAATGTTCGAGGGGTGATCACTATGAACGAAGAATATGAAACAGTGTTTTTCTGTAATTCAGCAGAGGTGAGGCTTGTGCGTCTGTCTGCGCGTATGCCTGTGCGTCTGTCTGCGCGTATGCCTGTGCGTCTGTCTGCGCGTATGCCTGTGCGTCTGTCTGCGCGTATGCCTGTGCGTCTGTCTGCGCGTATGCCTGTGCGTCTGTCTGCGCGTATGCCTGTGCGTCTGTCTGCGCGTATGCCTGTGCGTCTGTCTGCGCGTCTGTCTGCGCGTCTGTCTGCGCGTCTGTCTGCGCTTCTGTCTGCGCGTCTGCCTGTGCTTATGTCTGCGCGTCTGCCTGTGCTTATGTCTGCGCGTCTGCCTGTGCTTATGTCTGCGCGTCTGCCTGTGCTTATGTCTGCGCGTCTGCCTGTGCTTATGTCTGCGCGTCTGCCTGTGCGTCTGCCTTGGATCAGGGTCGAGGTTTAATTAAGAGCTTTAATTAGCATATGTATGTCCTCCTAAGGTGTAATATGAGTGTGAGTATATGTATAGTTTTCATATGTATAGACTGTCCTcatcatttatttgtaatgacAGGAATATTCTAAGGACATAAATAGGACTTGGACTAACATGCTGATTGTCCATGTGATCTTGTAGGAGTGGCAAGCCGAAGGTGTCGAGCAGATCAGACTCAGCACAGTGGATCTGACAGGAGTTCCCAGTCTGGAACACATTCACAGAGGAGTTGAGTTTGTTCTGAAACACCGTGATCAGGGCACCAGTGTCTACATCCACTGCAAAGCAGGACGTTCTCGCAGTGCCACTCTGGCTGCTGCCTACctcatcagggtgtgtgtgtgtgtgtgtctgtctgtctgtctgtctgtcagtgtgtgtctgtcagtgtgtgtctgtcagtgtgtgtctgtcagtgtgtgtctgtcagtgtgtgtctgtcagtgtgtgtctgtcagtgtgagtgtgccagtgtgtttgtgttcaattcaattcaagtttatttgtatagcgctttttacaatagacattgtctcaaagcagctttacagaacataaacatagagcagaaggtaaacataattaatgataaaggaaataacgaataataaaagtaaaagaattgacagaataaaaattctagattattattagatatatatagttcacagtagtcagtgtgtgtgtgtgtctgtcagtgtgtgtgtgtgtctgtcagtgtgtgtgtgtgtctgtcagtgtgtgtgtgtgtctgtcagtgtgtgtgtgtgtctgtcagtgtgtgtgtgtgtctgtcagtgtgtgtgtgtgtctgtcagtgtgtgtgtgtgtctgtcagtgtgtgcgtgtgtgtctgtcagtgtgtgcgtgtgtgtcggtcagtgtgtgcgtgtgtgtcggtcagtgtgtgcgtgtgtgtcggtcagtgtgtgcgtgtgtgtcggtcagtgtgtgcgtgtgtgtcggtcagtgtgtgcgtgtgtgtcggtcagtgtgtgcgtgtgtgtcggtcagtgtgtgcgtgtgtgtcggtcagtgtgtgcgtgtgtgtgcgtgtgtgtcggtcagtgtgtgcgtgtgtgtcggtcagtgtgtgcgtgtgtcggtcagtgtgtgcgtgtgtcggtcagtgtgtgtgtctgtcagtgtgtgtgtctgtcagtgcgtgtgtcagtgtcagtgcgtgtgtcagtgtcagtgcgtgtgtcagtgtcagtgcgtgtgtcagtgtcagtgcgtgtgtcagtgcgtgtgtcagtgcgtgtgtcagtgtcagtgcgtgtgtcagtgcgtgtgtcagtgcgtgtgtcagtgtcagtgcgtgtgtcagtgtcagtgcgtgtgtcagtgtcagtgcgtgtgtcagtgtcagtgcgtgtgtcagtgtcagtgcgtgtgtcagtgtcagtgcgtgtgtcagtgcgtgcttgtgtgtctgtcagtgcgTGCTTGCGTGTCTGTCAGTGCGTGTGTCTTGTCAGTGCGTGTGTCTTGTCAGTGCGTGTGTCTTGTCAGTGCGTGTGTCTTGTCAGTGCGTGTGTCTTGTcagtgcgtgcttgtgtgtctgtcagtgtgtgtgtctgtgtctgtctgtcagtgcgtgcttgtgtgtctgtcagtgcgTGCTTGCGTGTCTGTCAGTGCGTGTCTGTCAGTGCgtgttgtgtaactgttgtgtaatTACAAAAGAATTCACACGCCTATTCATTTCAGTCACTTTAGACCACTttcactgtttttgtgtgtgtagatccaCTGCTGGAGCCCAGACAAGGCCTGTAACACGTTAGCAGCCGTCCGACCGCACGTCCTGATCCGATCTGCTCAGCGTGACGTGCTAGACAAGTATCATCAGCAAGTGTGTGGACCAGAGTCATGATGTGTTGTATACAAGTTCCTTTGGTCTAGCTTGTGGTTTGTTTGCAATcagcatgtctttttttaattaagcattttttttccttcctgagATGTtaatttctacacacacacacgtgtgtatacGTGAGCTTGCGAAAAAGGAAAGATTTGTGTACAATGTCGTTCTTCTTTGTACTTGTCGGTTCAGTGTCaacaattaaatattttgcAAGTTGTCCTATTTGGAGCTCTTtatatatgcagtatatttGCAGAGTTAGACAttatatattttgcattttgaaTTAAAGAAatgcgtgtgagagtgagatGTTTTCGTGTTAGTGGTTATTCGTTGTTTCGCCTGGTGGTGGTGCCATCGGCGCTTCagcaacataaaacatttaaaaaaataacagcgAAGAAGACTCTGGTCGATTGAGTCAAGATGGCGGCTTCCTTGCTTAGGCTCACTCGCGGGACTTTAGCTAGAACCTTAAACGGTAAGTGACGAGTGTATGTAAGAGCTTTGCGTAATAAACATGTGGTTTATCGAGTTTATAGGCATCGGTCTAACTTTGACCGATCTGTGTTGTTTACTACTAGTGACCTTTGGTGTAGCTACAAAGCTAAGTGCTAACTGTACAGTGAGGttgagctgaacactg
Encoded proteins:
- the ptpmt1 gene encoding phosphatidylglycerophosphatase and protein-tyrosine phosphatase 1 isoform X1, which produces MSGLLARALFYPTLAYNVLMEKVSSRRWFDRVDHTVILGALPFRSMTEHLVQAENVRGVITMNEEYETVFFCNSAEEWQAEGVEQIRLSTVDLTGVPSLEHIHRGVEFVLKHRDQGTSVYIHCKAGRSRSATLAAAYLIRIHCWSPDKACNTLAAVRPHVLIRSAQRDVLDKYHQQVCGPES
- the ptpmt1 gene encoding phosphatidylglycerophosphatase and protein-tyrosine phosphatase 1 isoform X2; translation: MSGLLARALFYPTLAYNVLMEKVSSRRWFDRVDHTVILGALPFRSMTEHEWQAEGVEQIRLSTVDLTGVPSLEHIHRGVEFVLKHRDQGTSVYIHCKAGRSRSATLAAAYLIRIHCWSPDKACNTLAAVRPHVLIRSAQRDVLDKYHQQVCGPES